One window from the genome of Pseudonocardia hierapolitana encodes:
- a CDS encoding glutamyl-tRNA reductase, which produces MTVLVVGLSHRSAPVHVLERAAVGATEVPKLLEELLRGQHVSEAVLLSTCNRIEVVAVVDAFHGGLADVSAVLARHAGMSLTELTEHVFVHYAGSAVQHLFAVAAGLDSMVVGEAQILGQLRTAYATADEAGTVGRTLHELAQQALRVGKRVHASTGIDTAGASVVSESLADAAGRLGGELAGQRAVIVGAGAMGALAAAHLRRAGVAEIVVLNRSAERAERLAENTRAQGTPARTATLDGLAAELARADLMVACTGAVGTVVELDTVAEAVAERAGRRLAVVDLGLPRDVDARVAELPGVSVVDLAALQRRLASGERGAAVAAAQQLVAEEAQAYLAAQRSAEVTPTVTALRRRASEVIDAELLRLDSRLPDLEPKVRDEFGRSVRRVVDKLLHTPTVQVKRLAEGPDGDSYAAALRALFELDPQTPAAVAIQRSGDVLAALEVRTDSHEGQDA; this is translated from the coding sequence ATGACCGTGCTCGTCGTGGGTCTGTCGCACCGCAGCGCGCCGGTGCACGTGCTCGAACGCGCCGCCGTCGGGGCCACCGAGGTCCCGAAGCTGCTCGAGGAGCTGCTGCGCGGGCAGCACGTGTCGGAGGCCGTGCTGCTCTCCACGTGCAACCGCATCGAGGTCGTCGCGGTCGTCGACGCCTTCCACGGCGGCCTCGCCGACGTCTCGGCGGTGCTCGCGCGGCACGCCGGGATGTCGCTCACCGAGCTCACCGAGCACGTCTTCGTGCACTACGCGGGCTCGGCCGTGCAGCACCTGTTCGCGGTGGCCGCAGGCCTCGACTCGATGGTGGTCGGCGAGGCCCAGATCCTCGGCCAGCTGCGCACCGCGTACGCCACGGCCGACGAGGCCGGCACCGTCGGGCGCACCCTGCACGAGCTCGCGCAGCAGGCGCTGCGCGTCGGCAAGCGCGTGCACGCCAGCACCGGCATCGACACGGCGGGCGCCTCCGTCGTCTCCGAGTCGCTCGCCGACGCCGCCGGCCGGCTCGGCGGGGAGCTCGCCGGGCAGCGGGCCGTGATCGTCGGGGCGGGCGCCATGGGCGCGCTCGCGGCCGCCCACCTGCGGCGGGCCGGGGTCGCGGAGATCGTGGTGCTCAACCGGTCGGCCGAGCGGGCGGAGCGGCTGGCCGAGAACACCCGTGCGCAGGGCACGCCCGCGCGCACCGCCACGCTGGACGGGCTGGCCGCTGAGCTCGCCAGGGCCGACCTGATGGTGGCGTGCACCGGAGCCGTCGGCACCGTCGTCGAGCTCGACACGGTGGCCGAGGCGGTCGCGGAGCGGGCCGGACGGCGGCTCGCGGTCGTCGACCTGGGGCTGCCCCGCGACGTCGACGCGCGGGTGGCCGAGCTGCCGGGCGTCTCGGTGGTCGACCTGGCCGCACTGCAGCGCAGGCTGGCATCGGGGGAGCGGGGCGCCGCCGTCGCCGCCGCGCAGCAGCTGGTCGCCGAGGAGGCGCAGGCCTACCTCGCCGCGCAGCGCTCCGCCGAGGTCACGCCCACCGTCACCGCGCTGCGCAGGCGCGCGTCCGAGGTGATCGACGCCGAGCTGCTGCGGCTCGACTCGCGGCTGCCCGACCTCGAGCCCAAGGTGCGCGATGAGTTCGGTCGCAGCGTCCGCCGGGTCGTCGACAAGCTCCTGCACACCCCCACCGTGCAGGTGAAACGGCTGGCCGAGGGGCCCGACGGCGACAGCTACGCTGCGGCGCTGCGCGCGCTGTTCGAGCTCGACCCGCAGACCCCGGCTGCGGTGGCCATCCAGCGCAGCGGCGACGTGCTCGCCGCGCTGGAGGTCCGCACCGACTCGCACGAGGGGCAGGACGCATGA
- the hemC gene encoding hydroxymethylbilane synthase, with the protein MKLRIGTRPSALAMAQTGIVADRLRAAGHECELVEVSTSGDRSSAPVAQLGVGVFVSALRDALARGEVDVAVHSYKDLPTAPDPRLRLAAVPAREDPRDALVARDGMVLGELPPGARVGTGSPRRIAQLDALGLGLDVVAIRGNVDTRVGKVRSGELDGVVVAAAGLSRLGRLAEATELLDPLQMLPAPAQGALAVECRAQDLEIGNALAAVLDDPFTRAAVVSERAVLATLEAGCSAPVGALADVVSDLDDDGKVVDRLSLRAVVGTIDGALLRASVTGDMDDAEKLGAALAAELLDMGGLDALPRNAGSGVPR; encoded by the coding sequence ATGAAGTTGCGTATCGGCACCCGGCCGAGCGCGCTCGCCATGGCCCAGACCGGGATCGTCGCCGATCGGCTGCGGGCCGCGGGCCACGAGTGCGAACTGGTCGAGGTCAGCACGTCCGGCGACCGCTCGTCGGCGCCGGTCGCGCAGCTGGGCGTCGGGGTGTTCGTGTCCGCACTGCGGGACGCGCTGGCGCGCGGCGAGGTCGACGTCGCCGTGCACTCCTACAAGGATCTGCCCACCGCGCCCGACCCGCGGCTGCGCCTCGCGGCCGTGCCCGCGCGGGAGGACCCCCGCGACGCGCTGGTGGCGCGCGACGGCATGGTGCTCGGTGAGCTCCCGCCCGGCGCGCGGGTCGGCACCGGCTCGCCGCGACGCATCGCGCAGCTCGATGCGCTGGGCCTGGGGCTCGACGTCGTCGCGATCCGCGGCAACGTCGACACCCGCGTCGGCAAGGTGCGTTCCGGCGAGCTCGACGGCGTGGTCGTCGCGGCCGCCGGGCTGTCCCGGCTGGGGCGCCTCGCCGAGGCCACCGAGCTGCTCGACCCGCTGCAGATGCTGCCCGCGCCCGCCCAGGGTGCGCTGGCGGTGGAGTGCCGGGCGCAGGACCTCGAGATCGGCAACGCCCTCGCCGCGGTCCTCGACGACCCGTTCACGCGGGCCGCGGTGGTCTCCGAGCGCGCGGTGCTGGCCACCCTCGAGGCCGGCTGCAGCGCGCCGGTCGGGGCGCTGGCGGACGTCGTCTCCGATCTGGACGACGACGGCAAGGTCGTCGACCGCCTCTCCCTGCGAGCGGTGGTCGGCACGATCGACGGGGCGTTGCTGCGCGCCTCCGTCACCGGAGACATGGACGACGCCGAGAAGCTCGGTGCGGCACTGGCCGCCGAGTT